The following coding sequences are from one Vibrio syngnathi window:
- a CDS encoding ATP-binding protein, whose amino-acid sequence MDTEDQEALQEARIELQKLKVRERKLAEENRVILSTISAISKASNISEIFSSLEFALKKYIKFDDFIVVSRVGNEGSFKTLLTNNKVFEQMNWTDCGKLSRVINGECAILFEPKSLGEFSTLHPIILDQINSVLITGIDSGLTQSVIIFIHSNTKHFSIETKATLNRFRPLIERAVFDIENKEKLEATVRERTAELVAARKDAERANKAKSEFLAMMSHELRTPLNATIGLIDTLKSTPLNDEQQSILLNMSTSSELLLAIISDVLDFSKIESGCFSLAPQWSNARDTVTFVLSEQKKIADDKGLSLTLTSDIPEGELHYIDPSRLAQILFNLIGNAIKFTEHGHVHVSITYQHSSFRISVEDTGIGISSQQLSSLFSPFVQADSTITRRFGGTGLGLAITKRLVELMRGRISVESEPGKGSKFEVRLPVLTRVTNNQEHAAEDKYSQVPRTRYSVLVVEDNPTNQMVIQLILARQGHEVFIASNGEEAIGFVERGNDPIDIILMDVSMPVMDGITTTKYMRDANIKTPIVALTAHTSVEDKVSCLDVGMNDFITKPVRTKEIIEAIDRLMLEV is encoded by the coding sequence ATGGATACTGAAGACCAGGAAGCGCTGCAAGAAGCTCGTATTGAACTCCAAAAACTAAAGGTCCGTGAACGTAAATTAGCTGAAGAGAATAGGGTGATCCTATCGACTATCTCTGCGATCAGTAAGGCGAGTAACATATCTGAAATATTTTCTAGTCTCGAATTCGCACTCAAAAAATACATAAAGTTTGATGATTTTATTGTGGTATCAAGAGTAGGGAATGAAGGTAGTTTCAAAACCCTGTTAACCAATAACAAAGTATTCGAACAAATGAATTGGACAGATTGTGGCAAGCTATCGCGAGTCATTAATGGAGAATGTGCCATTCTTTTTGAACCCAAATCTCTGGGTGAATTCAGCACTTTGCATCCCATTATCCTAGACCAAATTAACTCCGTACTGATTACTGGTATTGATAGCGGGCTAACACAATCCGTTATCATCTTTATCCATTCCAATACCAAACACTTTAGTATTGAAACCAAAGCCACTCTAAACCGATTTCGACCGCTGATTGAGCGTGCTGTTTTCGATATTGAAAACAAAGAAAAACTTGAAGCGACAGTCCGAGAACGTACAGCAGAACTCGTAGCAGCAAGAAAAGACGCAGAAAGAGCCAACAAAGCCAAATCTGAATTCTTAGCAATGATGAGTCATGAGTTAAGAACGCCGCTAAACGCCACCATAGGCTTAATCGACACGCTAAAGTCCACACCGCTGAATGATGAACAACAGTCTATATTGTTAAATATGAGTACATCATCTGAACTCCTATTGGCGATCATCAGTGATGTATTGGACTTTTCAAAGATTGAATCTGGATGCTTCTCGTTGGCTCCTCAATGGAGCAACGCAAGAGACACTGTAACTTTTGTTTTATCTGAACAAAAGAAGATAGCAGACGATAAAGGGTTGTCGTTAACCCTAACTAGCGACATTCCAGAAGGTGAACTACATTACATCGACCCAAGTCGCTTAGCACAGATCCTTTTTAATCTCATTGGTAACGCAATAAAGTTCACTGAACACGGGCATGTACATGTTTCTATTACATACCAGCACAGTTCATTCCGTATTAGCGTAGAAGACACCGGAATTGGCATCAGCTCACAGCAACTTTCGTCATTATTCAGTCCGTTCGTGCAAGCCGATAGCACAATCACACGTAGGTTTGGTGGCACTGGCTTAGGTTTAGCAATAACAAAACGACTAGTAGAACTGATGCGCGGGCGTATATCGGTCGAGAGTGAGCCAGGAAAAGGTTCGAAATTTGAAGTGCGGTTACCAGTTCTAACGAGAGTTACGAACAATCAAGAGCATGCTGCAGAAGATAAATACTCGCAAGTTCCAAGAACCCGTTATTCAGTGTTAGTTGTTGAAGACAACCCAACAAATCAGATGGTGATTCAATTGATCCTTGCGCGGCAAGGCCACGAAGTTTTCATCGCAAGCAACGGTGAAGAAGCGATTGGCTTTGTAGAAAGAGGTAATGATCCGATAGACATTATCTTGATGGATGTGTCGATGCCAGTTATGGACGGAATAACCACAACCAAATATATGAGAGACGCAAACATCAAAACACCAATCGTCGCGCTAACGGCACACACATCAGTAGAAGATAAAGTTTCTTGTTTAGATGTCGGTATGAATGATTTCATTACCAAACCTGTAAGAACCAAAGAGATCATTGAAGCAATTGATAGATTAATGCTTGAAGTCTAA